In the Eremothecium cymbalariae DBVPG#7215 chromosome 7, complete sequence genome, one interval contains:
- the TEC1 gene encoding Tec1p (similar to Ashbya gossypii AER177W), which translates to MMNEEGAGARFENLFNSQLYYQQPGGGGGGDGQVFGQQQSNQQGAGEGAGAKGGSGGGGVAQRNEGDVAAGVGRADGDKIVGNGSRSWNPSQTRVFDVFLSNSPKMRRQPDIFAYGASKTGARSAEVVEREDKNEVQQRGAEQQDENYDQGEGAPGLTLINTGQGQRVRLPATGGGFISKRLGVKKLRNLSLPLNQTQAQSGSRGGLVHDTPPASALSGEADESGGGPMSSGTDHSESLGMRSNSLPTPLTTGNQGDKWPPQVESAFLSALKVIMKNGTSKIKLREKNYGRNELISLFIKHRCGEARTKKQISSHIQVWKKSILNKVSNSIETNEFEKELLNLIEHGASQTNENWRLFEDTFNEILDAEESNTEGSLSSERSTPRGASGLIVNSPFLTGVSGIPQQPLLLGPMEYKKEPTTPLEYAQEIYSHLKSYKCVPVNTERQLYSPSFPPAAASTRTPASAVVSVGNEDSHKRIIEAAKEVESQQRRLIEELFHQQQYQIKQRSSMKAPASSPGGFASSRIEEQTRGPYSATYSSNGKPMTRFYGVPPQQRYGYPMLQQMNFNTWIPRMSPKTHGYLPQQQSIPPQSVLQQSQNTHQRMQTPQLQQQSQHQQIQQHIQQQRGQQQQPQQQLPLKDSRQPLLQQQQQQQQQQQQQQQQQQQQQQHSQLRSSSHQSPQSHLRKQQPREIKQQPREIKQQPLEKHTHSSQRSQPSPQRQSIQPQTQGPQTHVSPQQSIPLPQQQTVVSLEAQEYSDDASRSG; encoded by the coding sequence ATGATGAATGAAGAAGGAGCAGGGGCTAGGTTTGAGAATCTGTTTAATTCGCAGCTGTATTACCAGCAGCCAGGAGGAGGGGGGGGTGGGGATGGTCAGGTTTTTGGACAGCAGCAGAGCAATCAACAAGGGGCAGGAGAGGGAGCAGGCGCAAAAGGAGGATCCGGAGGAGGAGGGGTGGCTCAACGGAATGAAGGAGATGTAGCGGCGGGTGTAGGGCGGGCTGATGGTGACAAGATTGTAGGGAATGGGAGTAGGAGCTGGAACCCTAGCCAGACTCGAGTTTTTGATGTGTTCCTGAGTAACAGCCCTAAAATGAGGCGGCAACCTGATATATTTGCTTATGGTGCCAGTAAGACTGGGGCAAGGAGTGCTGAGGTAGTTGAACGGGAGGATAAAAACGAGGTTCAACAGCGGGGTGCGGAACAACAGGACGAGAATTATGACCAGGGAGAGGGTGCTCCTGGGTTAACATTGATCAACACTGGTCAGGGTCAGCGGGTGAGGTTACCTGCGACTGGTGGTGGGTTTATCAGTAAGAGGCTTGGGGTTAAGAAACTGCGGAATCTGTCGCTGCCCTTAAATCAAACACAGGCTCAGTCTGGAAGCAGAGGTGGCCTAGTCCATGATACTCCGCCAGCTTCAGCGTTGAGTGGGGAAGCGGATGAAAGCGGAGGAGGGCCCATGTCTTCGGGCACGGATCATTCGGAATCTCTTGGGATGCGATCGAACTCGTTACCTACACCGCTGACCACGGGGAATCAAGGTGATAAATGGCCACCCCAGGTGGAATCAGCATTTTTGTCAGCTTTAAAGGTGATTATGAAGAATGGTACTTCCAAGATCAAGCTGAGGGAGAAGAACTATGGAAGGAACGAGTTAATTTCGCTGTTTATCAAACACCGGTGTGGAGAGGCTCGCACAAAGAAGCAGATATCTTCACATATCCAGGTTTGGAAGAAGTCGATTTTGAATAAAGTGTCTAACAGCATTGAGACGAACGAGTTCGAGAAGGAGTTACTAAATCTCATCGAACATGGCGCATCACAGACAAATGAAAATTGGAGACTGTTTGAGGATACGTTCAACGAGATCTTGGACGCCGAGGAATCCAACACGGAAGGATCTCTAAGTAGCGAGCGTAGTACGCCTAGAGGAGCCTCGGGCCTTATTGTAAACTCTCCATTTTTGACCGGTGTCAGTGGTATTCCTCAGCAACCATTACTTCTGGGCCCTATGGAATATAAGAAAGAACCTACAACACCGTTGGAATATGCACAAGAAATATATAGCCATTTGAAGTCTTATAAGTGCGTGCCGGTGAATACGGAGAGGCAGTTGTATTCGCCATCATTCCCCCCAGCTGCTGCTAGTACTCGAACTCCTGCGTCTGCCGTTGTTTCTGTAGGCAATGAAGACTCACACAAAAGGATAATAGAGGCCGCCAAGGAAGTTGAGTCGCAGCAAAGAAGGCTTATTGAAGAGCTGTtccatcaacaacaatatcagATCAAACAAAGGTCCTCAATGAAGGCTCCTGCGTCTTCCCCTGGTGGGTTTGCTTCTTCTCGCATTGAAGAACAAACCCGTGGACCTTACTCTGCTACCTACTCCTCAAACGGTAAACCCATGACCAGGTTCTACGGTGTGCCTCCACAACAAAGATACGGCTACCCTATGCTACAGCAGATGAACTTCAATACATGGATTCCCCGGATGTCGCCTAAAACACACGGTTACCTTCCACAACAGCAATCCATACCACCACAATCTGTGTTACAACAGTCTCAGAACACTCATCAACGTATGCAGACTCCTCAACTACAGCAACAAAGTCAACATCAGCAGATCCAGCAGCACATACAGCAACAGAGGGgccaacaacagcagccTCAGCAGCAGTTACCGCTAAAGGATTCACGACAGCCATtacttcaacaacaacaacaacaacagcaacagcagcagcagcaacaacaacaacaacaacaacaacaacaacattCACAGCTACGGTCGTCCTCTCACCAATCACCACAGTCGCATCTAAGAAAGCAACAACCACGAGAAATCAAACAACAACCACGAGAAATCAAACAACAACCACTAGAAAAACATACGCACTCATCACAACGGTCGCAACCTTCGCCACAACGGCAATCGATACAACCTCAAACCCAAGGACCACAGACGCATGTGTCCCCCCAACAGAGCATACCGCTCCCACAGCAGCAGACCGTTGTTTCTCTTGAAGCTCAAGAATATTCTGATGACGCCTCTCGGTCAGGATAA
- a CDS encoding 60S ribosomal protein eL19 (similar to Ashbya gossypii AER179C): MANLRTQKRLAASVVGVGKRKIWMDPSETSEIAQANSRNAIRKLVKNGTIVKKPTRIHSRSRTRAMAESKRNGRHTGYGKRKGTKEARLPSQVVWIRRLRVLRRLLAKYRDAGKIDRHLYHSLYKSAKGNTFKHKRSLVEHIIQAKADAQREKALKEEAEARRIKNRAARERRAQRIAEKREALLKEDA, from the exons AT GGCTAATTTGAGAACTCAAAAGAGACTTGCCGCTTCTGTTGTTGGCGTTGGTAAGAGAAAGATCTGGATGGATCCATCTGAGACCTCCGAGATTGCTCAAGCCAACTCCAGAAATGCCATCAGAAAGTTGGTGAAGAATGGGACCATCGTCAAGAAGCCAACCAGAATCCACTCCAGATCCAGAACTAGAGCCATGGCTGAATCCAAGAGAAACGGTCGTCACACTGGTTACGGTAAGAGAAAGGGTACCAAGGAGGCCAGATTGCCATCTCAGGTTGTCTGGATCAGAAGATTGCGTGTTTTGAGAAGATTATTGGCCAAGTACAGAGACGCTGGTAAGATCGACAGACACTTGTACCACTCTTTGTACAAGTCTGCCAAGGGTAACACCTTTAAGCACAAGAGATCTTTGGTCGAACACATCATCCAAGCTAAGGCTGATGCTCAACGTGAAAAGGCTTTGAAGGAGGAAGCTGAAGCCAGAAGAATTAAGAACAGAGCTGCCAGAGAGAGAAGAGCTCAAAGAATCGCCGAAAAGAGAGAAGCTTTGTTGAAGGAAGACGCTTAA
- the MIS1 gene encoding trifunctional formate-tetrahydrofolate ligase/methenyltetrahydrofolate cyclohydrolase/methylenetetrahydrofolate dehydrogenase MIS1 (similar to Ashbya gossypii AER178W) produces the protein MLRNLNATTYYKKVSNRIRAFSSSGSLCYKIISGKELASKLRKEALSEIEYIRQSVPDFKPRLKIFQVGTRYDSSAYVRMKLKASKDSGIACDIEKLPEDITQFELLDKIEKTNNDDSTHGILIQLPLPKHLDERLITNTVLHTKDVDGFHRYNVGELSKRRGVPYFVPCTPNACIRLLEESGLVIRGKNAVVIGRSDIVGTPVAALLKNLDATVTVAHSNTQNLPGLLSEADIVVSACGTPNYVKGEWLKQGAVIIDVGINYIPDATTKSGRRLVGDVDFESAKDKASYITPVPGGVGPMTVAMLIQNVLIAAKRALTESTKMPHINPLQLKVESPVPSDITISRKQNPKHIEDMAKELGISDHEIELYGHYKAKLSLDIFDRLKSNTNGKYILVAGITPTPLGEGKSTTTMGLVQALTAHLGIPSIANVRQPSLGPTFGVKGGAAGGGYSQVIPMDEFNLHLTGDIHAISAANNLLAAAIDTRMFHESTQKDDSRFYNRLVPKKGGSRKFTPSMLKRLKKLGIDKVDPDTLTPEEVAKFARLRINPETISIKRVVDVNDRFLRQITVGQGPLEKGFTRATGFDITVASELMAILALSNDLRDLRERIGRIVIGSNYNNEAITVEDIGCAGAIAALLKDAIKPNLMQTLEGTPVLVHAGPFANISIGSSSVIADKIALKLVGKRPNSTEQVEPGFVLTEAGFDFTMGGERFFNIKCRSSGLIPDAIVIVTTVRALKLHGGAPAVKSGQTLAVEYTKENVQLVRNGIANLCKQIENAKQFGVPVVVAINKFETDTSDEIAVIKQAAQNAGAFDAVESNHWAEGGKGAVRLAQSVIKAAAQPKNFKFLYEVEQSVHDKLTNIVQKMYGGAKVEISPDAQKKLDIYKSQGFEKLPICIAKTQYSLSHDPSLKNYPTGFTFPIRDIKASIGAGYLYALAAEIQTIPGLSTNAGYLNVEINEEGVIEGLF, from the coding sequence ATGTTGCGTAATTTAAACGCTACCACCTACTACAAGAAGGTGTCGAACAGAATCCGCgctttttcaagttctgGGTCGTTATgttataaaataatatcgGGTAAAGAACTTGCCAGCAAGCTTCGAAAGGAAGCATTGAGTGAGATAGAGTATATTAGGCAATCGGTTCCTGACTTTAAGCCAAGGTTAAAGATTTTTCAGGTTGGTACAAGATATGACTCTTCTGCGTATGTGCGTATGAAATTGAAGGCGTCTAAGGATTCCGGTATTGCATGcgatattgaaaaattacCAGAAGATATTACCCAGTTTGAATTGTTGGATAAGATTGAGAAGactaataatgatgattccACTCACGGGATCTTAATACAGTTGCCTTTGCCAAAGCATTTGGATGAACGTTTAATTACCAATACTGTTTTACATACCAAAGATGTCGATGGATTTCACCGGTATAATGTTGGTGAATTATCTAAGAGGAGAGGGGTGCCTTACTTCGTTCCTTGTACTCCGAATGCTTGCATTCGATTGCTAGAAGAATCAGGGCTTGTGATCAGGGGTAAGAATGCAGTTGTAATCGGCAGATCGGATATTGTTGGTACCCCTGTTGCCGCATTGTTGAAAAACCTGGACGCAACTGTGACAGTGGCCCACAGCAATACTCAAAACCTACCAGGCTTACTGTCGGAGGCTGATATTGTAGTTTCTGCATGTGGAACACCAAATTATGTTAAAGGTGAATGGTTAAAACAAGGTGCTGTGATAATTGATGTGGGGATCAACTATATTCCAGATGCAACAACGAAGTCAGGTAGAAGATTGGTCGGTgatgttgattttgaatcGGCAAAAGATAAGGCCTCGTATATAACCCCTGTTCCAGGCGGTGTTGGTCCGATGACGGTGGCAATGTTAATTCAAAATGTATTGATTGCTGCAAAACGAGCGTTGACGGAATCCACCAAAATGCCACATATCAACCCACTACAATTAAAGGTTGAATCACCAGTGCCTTCAGACATTACGATCTCCAGAAAGCAAAATCCGAAGCATATTGAAGATATGGCGAAAGAATTGGGGATCAGCGATCATGAAATCGAATTATATGGTCATTATAAGGCAAAACTATCTTTGGATATATTCGATCGATTGAAATCTAATACGAATGGTAAGTACATATTGGTAGCTGGTATCACGCCGACGCCATTGGGAGAAGGAAAATCTACTACGACTATGGGCCTGGTTCAAGCCTTGACTGCACACTTAGGGATACCATCTATTGCGAATGTTCGCCAACCATCATTGGGTCCAACTTTTGGTGTTAAAGGCGGAGCCGCTGGTGGCGGATATTCCCAGGTGATTCCAATGGATGAATTCAATTTGCATTTAACCGGCGATATACATGCTATATCTGCTGCAAATAACTTACTTGCAGCTGCAATTGACACAAGAATGTTCCACGAGAGTACGCAGAAAGATGATTCAAGGTTTTACAACAGATTGGTTCCAAAAAAGGGTGGCTCCAGAAAGTTCACCCCATCCATGTTGAAAAggttgaagaaattggGCATTGACAAGGTCGATCCTGATACTCTAACCCCAGAAGAAGTTGCAAAATTTGCTCGTCTACGAATTAATCCTGAAACTATTTCAATTAAACGTGTAGTTGATGTGAATGACAGATTTTTGCGTCAAATTACTGTCGGACAAGGACCGCTGGAAAAGGGATTCACTAGGGCGACTGGTTTTGATATCACAGTTGCATCAGAGTTGATGGCTATCTTGGCACTATCAAATGATTTGAGAGATCTAAGAGAAAGAATTGGTCGTATTGTTATAGGTTCTAACTATAATAATGAAGCAATTACTGTAGAAGATATTGGCTGCGCTGGAGCAATTGCTGCTTTGTTAAAAGACGCTATTAAGCCAAACTTAATGCAGACTTTGGAGGGTACACCCGTACTTGTTCACGCCGGTCCATTTGCTAACATCTCTATTGGTTCATCTTCAGTTATTGCTGACAAAATCGCTTTGAAACTAGTTGGTAAGCGCCCAAATTCAACGGAACAAGTGGAACCGGGCTTTGTCCTCACAGAAGCTGGTTTTGATTTCACTATGGGTGGGGaaagatttttcaatattaaatGCCGTTCCTCAGGCTTAATTCCAGATGCAATTGTGATAGTGACTACCGTTAGAGCCCTAAAATTACATGGCGGTGCACCTGCCGTTAAGTCAGGTCAGACGCTAGCTGTCGAATACACAAAGGAAAACGTTCAATTGGTTAGGAACGGTATTGCAAACTTGTgtaaacaaattgaaaatgcaAAACAGTTTGGTGTGCCTGTGGTGGTTGCAATCAACAAGTTTGAAACTGATACCAGTGATGAAATAGCGGTCATAAAACAGGCCGCTCAAAATGCTGGTGCGTTCGATGCTGTAGAAAGTAATCACTGGGCTGAAGGCGGCAAGGGCGCTGTTCGCCTTGCCCAATCCGTCATCAAAGCAGCTGCCCAACccaaaaacttcaaattcttATACGAAGTCGAGCAATCTGTGCACGATAAATTGACTAACATTGTCCAAAAAATGTATGGCGGTGCTAAAGTAGAAATATCGCCTGATGCCCAAAAGAAGCTTGACATTTATAAATCCCAAggctttgaaaaattacCAATTTGCATTGCAAAGACGCAATACTCACTATCTCATGATCCTTCGTTGAAAAACTACCCCACAGGATTCACATTTCCAATTAGGGATATAAAAGCATCAATTGGAGCAGGATACTTGTATGCATTAGCTGCGGAAATTCAGACCATTCCTGGTCTTTCTACAAATGCAGGTTATTTAAACGTCGAAATTAACGAGGAAGGAGTAATCGAAGGCCTATTTTAG